The genomic DNA CACACCTATCTCATGTGCACCACCACTATTGAGTCCGTAGCCACTGAGCTCTTCAGCAGGTATAGCATAAATAGAAGCAGGTTCATCATCTAACCCAATACTATCCAAGATAAGTATATGGTCATTTTCCATAAAGATATTGACCAAATGAATACCCTTTACCCCGCCATTAATAATTTGAATTTCCTTTGGAAATATATAATTCTCATTCAAATAAGTAGCGGCGTAAACTCCTAACCCATCGTCTTTTTGCAGTACATTACCAATGCCTAGTATTATCATATTTATCCATTCTATTTTGTTATTAGATTATAGCTTAGGTTTTTATAAATTAGAGTGACAAATACTACTTAATTTATATGCTATATATCTTAAAAAGAGCTAAATACATATTCAAACATTTCAGTGAAGTGACAAGGTTTTCTTTTATCAACATAGACTAAAAGAATTAACAACAAATTGAATAAGGGTATGAGAAAGTTAAAATTGCTGATGAAATTGAGTATAATAAATATTTTAAGCTTAATATATGAAAACAATTCAACATCTTAGAAATACGTAAGAAAAAATAAGTTGGAACCTCCCCAAAACCTCCCTAATGTTTTCACTACCAAGGTCAGGTTTTTAAATAGCTGTTTCTACATTGGTTATTCTGGTAAACTGATTTTATATAATGGTTTGATTTATTCGTTTGGCAGCTTAGATAAAAGATTACAAATATCTATTTCTAGTACATAAGCTATTTTAGCTAGATGTTCAATATTAAAGTGTTGACCTTTATGGATCTCTGCAAGTGAAACAATCGTCACTGATTTATGTCCGATTGCTTGTGACAATTGAAGTTGCGTTAAGCCTTTCTTTTCTCTAGCCTTTTTTACATTTCTCCCAATTTGTGTATACAATCTATCTATATAATTCTCTGGAAGTGTTTCAATATCTTTCATTTTTTACCTTGCTATAAGAAGTTGGTAAAGTTTAATGAGATATAGGCTATCATTCAACTTGTTATAACAAGTTATAGGAAGTTTGAGATGAAAACAAATTCACATCCAGTAAATAAACTTAGAAAATGTGTTAAAAAGCATGGAATGAAAATACTTCTTCCTCAAAATCTTCCAGAGGATATATTTAAGAGACTTGTCCTGGAAGCAAAAGCTTTAGATGAGGATAGAACTGATGAAGTACCTTCATCCACTTTGCTCATGTGTATTTTGTATCTCAAAAATGGTCCAAAGGTTCGTGATAATATGAAGGTTAAGTTTTCGGAAGAAGAGATATTGGATTATTTCAGTATGTATACTATGTATATCAGGCTTGAGGAAATGAGACGAAAAAGCTTGGTATTCATCCCTGACGATTCCCTTCCCACTTTACAAAATATCTTCGATAAAAGTAGAAGTATGGAAATCGAAGGTCTTGATGAAAAAATGGAATAAGAATCATCATGTTATCTCCGATCTATTTTTGGTAAAGGTTTATCCAGTTCTTTTTTGCTTACACCATTAGCATAAGAATTATATTCCCATCGGGCAAATTGTGCAAGCAGGGCATTATTCTCTTGTATCAGTCTTGTATTTTGTGCTTCAAGCCTTTCAAGTCTTTGTAGTAATACATCATATTCTATTGTATTTTTTTTCTTCTCGTCACCTGTATCTTGATATCTTTTTTGAGCAGAATCATAAGCAGATTTAATTCGAGTATGTTTTGCAAGTGTTTGACGTGTGTAGCGTTCTTTCAGTCGCAATTCAACTTCAGATATAAGATCATCCCAAGTTAATTTACCGGACCATCCATCGGTAATGTCGACTATTTTCTCGATGTCAGCATCTGTTAAATTTTTTGAGCGTTCTCGTGTTCTTTTTTGTGCCATTAAAAATCCCCTAGTTCGTCTATTAGTTTTTTTATATCGCTGTAGTCATCAGGTTCCAGTTCTGTTTGTTTTTGATCAAGCTTTAAATTTTCTTTTCTTCTATTGGATGCTTGCTCTATTGGTGAAACCGATAAAATATTGGATAATTGAATGATAGATCCGTCAGGAATGCTATCATTGTCCAGAATTTCACATGTATTTGTCAGGACTTCGAGGTCGATTGAGTGGGATTCAACCCATCTGTTAGCTCCAAAATGACCATCTTCTTGTGCTGCTTTCGCACGTTCCAAAAGTACTTCAGTTTCTTCTTTTAGTAGTTTTATCCTATCAGTTCTTATTAGGTCCCCTTTTACGCAGAAGTGTTCGGAACATCCCATACAGTGTCTATGAAGTTGACAGGGGGTCATGGTAAAGTCATGGATACAAACACCATACTCTCCAACATGAGCGGTTGGGACTTTCAGTCTTGCAAATTCATCACGTGATATAACCACTTTCTTTTTGATATCGTCTATATTGGATAAAGGTCCACTCATCAATTCTTCATTTCCTATGGCTTCACGTGCCATTTCAAGCATTTCATCGGCACTGATGTGGTCGTATGCTTGGTTTTGTCTGATATCAAGGCGTCCTGACCATTTGGCAATGTCAAGCTGACTTAAGCCTCCTTTTTGAGCCAGTGTATTGAGCCAGTGTCTAAACTGATGGGATGTCATTTGAATTGGACTGCCATCATTTTCCGTATAGCCAAACTTTTCAAAGAGAGAAAGTACATTTCCTCTTGTTTTTAGGGCATCTGAAACTAGTTGGTCGCTAATTGCTTTTACAGTAGGGATTAATGTGCCTTTATCACTATGGTATTCATTAATCCTTTGATAAACAAGTGCCTCAGAAAATTTTATGCCTACTTCTTCGTTGAGATAGGGAAATCTATCAGGCAAGAGCTCAAGTATCCTTTTTTCAAGGTCAGAAAATTTAATGACAAGTTTGTTACCATCTTTTTCAAAATGAACAGAGTTTTTATTGACCCAGGCAGATGCCAACCTTCTGAAACGCTCTAGATCATTGTCTGTTTGAGATTTACCAAAGAGGATATAAGCGACCTCTTTAGTGTTGAGTACTTTACCGCGTAGGTTCTCAATATCCTCGGAAAGATATACTCTATTTGGATTGTTCTCATACCATTGTGTTACCTCTCTGGCATGCATAGTTACGGTTTTTATTCTTGAGATCGCTTCCTTTGCAACATCGACCATCGAGGGGATTATCCATTTGATCATTGGTGCTGCACCTTTAGCGGGGAACCATCTCAGACCATATTGTTCAATACCGTCACTATCTTTTTGTGTAACTTCACAATCATATGGCAATAAGAATAGTTCGTTGACACGGTTTGGTGCACAGATCAGTAGGGCAATCAATGAGATCGAAAGTTGTTCATAGGGTGTACTGGCCTGATTGAAAATTTTTGGCAATGCTTCCAATCCTGCCTTGGACGGCATTTTCTTATTTCGAAGTTCATCAGCCTCTTTCCCGACACGTGAACTATCTGGAGGACGTTTCATCGGGTTTCTCCAGTCTATAGGTACTTTTATCAAACGTTTATTGGTGAGAAATAAACCAATATCTGCTAGAACAGCTCCAATACGATATGCTCTTGCTTTAGAATAGTGTTTCTTTGTAATTCTTGCTGCCTCGTCCAATACAAAGTTGTCAATATCATTAGGATTAGAGCTATTTTTAATATTGATGAGTGCTTGATCCACTACACGCAAAGGTTCTAATAGGTGTCCTGGAGACTTGAAAGAATTATGTCCAAACCTATATCTAAAATAAGCTTTTGTAAAACTCAGGAAGGGCTCTTTCATAGCGACCATTTTTTCTTCATTTATCTTTCCACCAGTATTTTTGGAAGCGTATTCATATGTTGAAAAAATAGCTGCAATACGTTTCGTCTTACCCTTTTGTTCCATAAAAGAAGAAATATCCCATATATTATTTTTAAATGGAAGATCAGATCCAAATACAGTAAGATCATTTTTGCACATTGTGATGAACCTGTTCAGATTTTCTTGTGAACTAAGTGTTTCAATAGGTTCAAACTGTAATACGGTACTCACTGGGTTACCTCCAAAATATTTCGTGCATTGATGTTCTGACATTCCACTACCACTTGGGCAACTGCAAAGATAATGTTATCATTTACACTTGCAATTCTATGGTCAGTTATCTCGAGTAATTCTTCCCGCTTTTTCAGAAGGGTTATCAAAAGTTCTTCATGAGGAGCATCTGACCATGCCTGGAAGCTGCCACAGGTGTAGCAAGCCAACGGAGCTAGTAATCCGCAGAATCCATAGCTTCCACATTTTCCCAGAGAATTAGATTCACTTTCAATACTTGGATCAATGATATCGCTAGAAGGATCATCTGCACGTTTAGCTTGAGATTTATCCGTAAATATAACACCTGCAAATGCTTGTGCTATTGGAGCAATTTGTAGCGCAACTGCTTTGTCTATGCGTTTTATAATCTCAGGAGTAGTTTGGGTGTATACACCAGCATTTTGAGTGTCCGTATGATCGAGGATTTCAGCAATAATAAGTTCACCATGCCCTTCAGCTGCGGCTCTTGTTCCAATTGTTCTTCTAAAACGTGTTGGAGTGATATGGATCTTTTCCCCAGTTCTTTCTGAGGTTACGTTTAAACTATCGATGACTTTTTGAACTTGGTCAGTTATCGTGTCAGAACTTTTATGATATGCAAACTCTCCAGTCCTTTGCTGATCTTCTGATGGAAAAAGAGGAGATTGCTCAATATTATCAAGAACCCCAGCAAAAGTTTTTTTGATATTATCACGATAGTCGAATAGTACTTTTACTAGAGCAGGAGGCAATAGGCGTTCTTTGAACTCTGATCTTGGCTTTTTTCTGTTTTTTACTCTAGGAATACGGATGATGTATTCTTTGGAATTATCTTTAACCATTCCTGATAACAGATCGCAGACTTTCATTTGCGCAAACTGTATAGGCCTGGAGCCATAGACCATTAATAGCCAGATGAGTAGATAATCTTCTTGAGAAATATTTCCATTTGCATAACTGTTGTTAATAGCACTCTGAATATTTTCAAGCTCCAGATCCGTAAAGGGTCCATCATAAGGGTCCATTGTTAAGACAGCTCTTCCTTTTTCATTACTTTTAAATTTGGTTTCATTGAGATAGCTATAGGCGTCTTTAGATACCCCTGGATATCCCATCTCGTACCACTTTTTTAAAAAACCGGACAATGAGCCTAAATACCATTCATGTTGAGCATCTAGGGTACCTCTATAGTTAATTAGATGTGTAGAAGTTATTATAGAAATATCATAGTTATAGTGTTCAAATAAAAATTGAATTAGTTCTTTTAATCTATTATACATATTAACTGGGTGTTGAACTGCACGATTTTGTAAGTACCATACAAATATTCGTTTTAATCCATATTTAATGTTCTGAGATATTTGAAGCACTGAAAAATTAATTATATGCTTTTTTGATATGTCATTGAAAATCCATATTTCATCATTAGGGTTAAATATTTGACCATTTTTTGTTTTTGATATAGGTATATAGTGTTTACTAGTTTTGGTTTTTGGTGTGGCCTTCATTTTTTGTCTCCAGTATCTTTATAAGATCTGTTTAGTTGTTCATTGCCCATTTCCAAAATAACTTCATTGGCTTTTGTCTGCGTATGACGTTTTGTATAGGTTGCTGCACTGTTTGAACTTTCAGACCATCCCATCAATTGTGATCGTATTTTCTTTTCTTTTTCTTCAGATATGTTTTTCTCATCCATTTTAGCAGAAAATCTATCGTTCCATGAGTGTCGAAGAATATGTGGTGTTAAATTTTTAAGTATCTCAGGTGAAAACTGTTTGATCTTATTAAAAAGTTTATTCACGGCAACTAGACTGAGTGGTGAGCCAGATTTATCTGCAACAAATAAGTATTCATGTTTTTTAGACTTTGGCAGCAATTTTCTGTGTTCAATAATATAATTTTCTGTTAAAGAAATAATTTTTTTTGGTATTGCAAGTTTACGTCCAAGTGTTTTCACCAATGGTTGTGTCACTCTGGGATCTTGAGGGTCATCAGGTCGTCGTACCAATTGAACAGTTTCAGCTCTGAAATCAATATCAGATATTTTAATACTTAGCAGTTCTCCTTTACGGAGTCCAAATGTATAAAGCCATAAGATGATCAGCTCATTTCTAACTTTTGTAAATTCGCTTTTCCAGGGATTGTCGGGTGAGTTACGATTAATAATAGACAGCAGCACATCAGTTGATTCATCAGATAACCCCATTGGAGCTTCACTGGATGAACCTGAAGAGGAGCTTGGAATACGTGATGTCATAGTGGTCTTGACTTGACTTTGAGATTCTCTCAGTATGTTTAGGATTGGATCTGATTCAGCTAGTCGCGCCATATGTACATTAGCGATCCAAACTAGAAAATCTCTGATCTGTCTAATCCTTTGAGCAACGGTATCACTTCCCACTGTTTTAAAACAATTAGTAGAATCTTTAGATCGAAATGCTTCTAAAGACTTCAGTGTAAGAGATTGTTTTTGATTTTCAGTTTTTACCTCTTCTCTGATATCCTCCAAATAAAGTTTACAGAGGTCACAAAGGTATTCTATTTCATGTAAGTGAAGTATTTTTCCTTGATCAATTCTATTCTCAAGATCTATACCATTGATCTTGTAGTTCTTTAAAAACAGTTTCAGGATAATTAAATGTCTCAGTACCTGTTCAATGGTATTGGCAGCATCACCTTTGGATCTATGTTGAGTAATAGAAAAAAGAGTACTCCAGTAATCAGGAAACCCAGTTTCATTGTCTATCAGCATTGGGAGTCTTTCCCCAGTACTAAACATGACTTTTTTTATAGTGTAAGGCATCATACTTATTTCCAGTTTTTTTGTTATACATTATAGCACAAATGGAAATAAGTTGATAAAAAGTGTAAATAGTGGTTTAAGTCCTATATATTGGGAAGTTAGTTTATAGTTATTTACACTTGTATTTTAGTATCGATTAAAACGGTATTTCATCTTCATTGATGTCAATTTCTGGAATGTTTGACGTAGGTTGCGGTGCAGCTTTTGGAGCAGACGGTGCAGGTTGGCTATAGCTGTCATGCGATGGAGCATCATACCCTGATGGTCCACCTTGGCTATATCCGTTATCACCCATAGGTGCTGCTTCGTCTTTTCCTCCTAGCATTTGAAGGTTTTCTACTGTAACTGAGTGTCTACTTCTTTTGCTTCCGTCTTGTGCTGTCCACTGATCTAGCTTCAATCTTCCGTCTACTAAAACTTTGCTACCTTTACGTAAGTACTGATTTGCAATTTCAGCCGTTCTTCCAAAAAAAGTAAGATCGATAAAGAGAACTTCTTCTTTTTGTTCACCAGTTGCAGATTTGAATTTACGTGAAGTTGCAATGGCAGTATTACCGATGGCACTTCCACTTTGTGTATATTTAATCTCAATATCTCTAGTGAGGTTTCCGGCTAAAATGATCTTGTTGTACATAAGGTGGCTCCTAATCTATGGTTGATTATGCTTCTGTCGCTTCTGCTTCAGGTGCTTTTGTCTCTGTCGTACCTTTGTTTGCTTCTGCTACAAGTTTCTCAAACTGTGCGATCTCTTTGTTTTTAGTATATTTCACAGTTAAAAACTTAATGATATCTTCGTTGATCTTAAGATTTCTCTCAAGTTCTTGGATCGTTGCACCTTCTGCTTTATAGAAAAGAACAGTATAGTAACCTCTGTTATGTTTTTCTACTTGGTATGCAAGTTTTCTCATACCCATGTCATTCGTACCAACTAGCTCGGCACCTTCTTTAGCAAGAACATCTTTTACTTTCGCAATTTGTGCTGCAATCTCTTCTTCTGTAAGTGTAGGTTTAACTACAAACAGTGTTTCATAACAAGTCATATTGTTTCCTTTTGGTTTAATAGCCCATGTATACAGCTGTCATTAGCTGTCCAAAAATGAGCAAGAATTTTGGAAGCGATAGTTTACTATATTATTTCTTAGTTGCACATTAGAGAGGGATCTACATCTTTTTTCGGTCCTAAACTTAAAATTAATAAATATTTTTGTATGATTTAATAAAGTTAATTTATTACAGAAGGTATTACAGTATGGAAAGAAGAAATTTTTTACGGTTATCCGCTACATCAGCCATGGCAGTAGCTATTGCTCCATCATTGATCACTCAAAGACTTTATGCCGAAGATGGAAGTTTGTTTCAACCTTTTGAGAAGGTACAACTGAAAGACGCTGAAGGAAATCCTATCAAAGCTTCTGCGTTAGCTGTTGAGGAAAATTATGTATTCAATTACCCGTATGTAGGTACACCGGCTATCATGGTCAATCTTACTTCACCGGCAGAAAAGGATATTGAACTTACAGCTGAAGATGGTACAAAATATATCTATAGGGGAGGCGTAGGTGCAAAGGGTACGATCGTTGCCTATTCTGCTATCTGTCCACATCAGCTCACACACCCTCAGCCTGAGATGAGTATGTTCCATTATATAGATGAAAAAGGTACAACAAAAGCTTACAGTGGTGGCGCATTTGTATGTATGTCCCATCTGTCAAGATTTGAACCTAAACAAGGCGGGAAAGTAGTAGGCGGACCGGCTACTCAAGGTTTGGCTTCTATTATTTTAGAAGTGGATGCAGAAGATAACATCTGGGCAGTTGCCGTATTGGGTCCGGTGAAGTTCCAGGATTACTTTGATGCCTTTAAAGATGAGTTTAAAAAGTTCTATGGGAACAGAAGAAAAGCTAAAAAACTTACGAAAGAAGAGACAAAAGTACAGACACTTAAAAATTTTTCTGCTGATATCATTCGACTATAAAAGTAAGCTATAAGATGATGATGTAGCACATCAACATCTTATTAGGTGTGGGATCCACATCTGCATGTAGCTTTTTGTTATATCTTCAAAATTATTCATTACACTCTTCAGAATAGTTGATTCAAAGAAAACTTTTGTCATAATAGAGTTACTTTATATGATGTAAAGTGATCAACAATATACCATTTTAGGAGGAGACATTATGGCAATGAATAGGAGAGACACATTTAAACTTGTCGGTGTTGCTGCAGCAGCTGCAGCAATGCCGAGTATTGCGACAGCTAGCGAGAAAAAATCAACCGCAAAGAAGACAAGTGGCAAATCAGTTGTAATTGTAGGTGGTGGTTTTGGTGGGTTGACCATAGCTAAAGCACTTAGAAAAAAAGATAAAAACATTGAAGTAACCGTGATCGAGAAAAACAATATCTTCATGGCTTGTCCTTTTTCCAACACACTGCTTGGCGGTCTTGATGGTGTCAGTTTAGACACGTTTGTAGGTGACTATTTCCAGCCGGCTGGAAAGTATGGTTATGATTTTGTACATGCGACAGTGACGTCTATCGATAGAAAAGCTAAGACGGTGACAACCACTGCGGGAGATATCGCTTATGATATTCTTGTCCTTTCTCCTGGTATCGCTTATGATTATGAAAAACAATTCCCTACTTGGTCTTCCGAAAAGATCGCAGAAGTTTCACAAGCTTGTCCCGCTGCATTGATGCCAGGAAATGAACACATTGCGCTGAAACGGCAACTTGAGAATATGGATGACGGTAACGTGATCATCATACCACCAGCAACAGGAAAGTATAGATGTCCTCCTGCACCGTATGAGAGAATAGCTATGGTAGCGAATTATCTCAAGAAGGAAGGTATCGAAGGGAAAGTGATCGCACTGGATACAAGAAACGGTAAATTTGCTAAAGGGGCAGCGTTTCAAGAGTCTTGGAAAGATATCTTCCCGGATATCATTGAGTATCACGGTTTGACCGAGGTCGTGGATATCGATACGGAGAAAAAAGTCGTTACCTATAAAGTGTTTGAAGATGAAGCGGATGATGAAGGTGTATTGAAGACAGAGAAGTATGAAGTGTGTAACCTTATACCTATCAACAAGTGTTCGCCTGTTGTGGCTATGGCCGGTATTGAAGTCGATGGTGCAGGGTATGCAATGATGGACGGGTATAGCTTCAGATCCAAGACAGATTCAAATATTTATGTGATCGGGGATGCGGTGACACATGCCATACCACCAAGTGGACAGACAGCTATATGGGCAGCACACAGAGCAGCAGGACAGATCACTGATCAATTGAACGCCAAAGCAAATGATCCTAAAGCAGGTCTTCCGGCTAAAGCGGCAAATGTATGTTATTCTATGGTAAGTGGAAAACCAGAAGAGGCGATCATGGTGACACATACCTTTACAGCAGATCCAAGCGGTAAGCTGGTAGGTAAAGGCAATGTGCCTAAGCCAAAAGACGGTGGCGGTAAGTTCAGATCCAAAGGTACGGCAAAAGCGACTAGAGAGTGGTTTGGTGGAGTAATGAGAGAACTCTTCTCTTAATAGGTCATCTTTTTAATGATTTGCACTCATCTTTGAGGGATGAGTGTAATCAGCTACCAGTGTAGCCTCCTTTACTCAAACCCTCAAATCTAAATACAACTTATTAAAAACCTTAACCTATTAAATTTTCCAAAAATAAAATAAAAATTATGTTTTACAGATAGCCCTGCAGCTTGATCAGCATACTGTAGACCAATACCTCTTTTTGCGTACCCGGCGCCTTTTTGATGAGTATCTCACTCTCCAGTAAATGTTCAAATATTTTCAGCAATGCCGCGGATTTTACACGTAAAGCCAACTGTGCTTTTTGTTCTTCTATCTGTTTAGGCAGTTTGTATCCAAGTATAGCCGCTGAATCGACATGTCCATGGAGTTTGATATAGGCATGAAAGAGGAAGATCTGATTGACAAAATATTGTGTGGAGCGAAGCAGTGACGCTTCATCTTCTCCCAGTTCAAGCAGTTTGGTAATGGTTGCCGTGATAGGCTTTTTGTTAAAAAGGTCTATGAGCAGTTGTTCTGTTGCCAGAGGTGCGGTCGAGTAGACAAGTCTATCGATATCTTTACTGGTCACTTTCATACCCAGTATGGCAAGTTTATCCAGTTCGTTGGCACAGAGTGCCAGGTTGTTATTGAGTATGAGCATCAGATGCTGGAGGGCATAGTGATCGATGTCAAGCTGTATCTGCTGTGCTTTTTGTTGTAGCATCGCTATACCGTCACGTATGTTCGGTTCGAAAAACCGTACCCATACTCCGCCTTTTTTCTCACTGAAAGCCGCTTGCATACTCTTTGCATCTTTGGGAGCACCTGCATAACCGTAAAGAAAGTAGTTGTCTTCACTTTTGTTGGCAAGTTCTATGAGTATATCGAGCTCTTTTTTGGGTATTTTCTTATCGTGTTTGACCACTACAAGATTTGTACCACCAAACAGAGAGGTTTGGGAAAGAAAATTCTTAGCCTGTTCAAAATCCCATTCGTCGTGGTAGAGAGTGAGCATACTCTCTTTTGCATCGGTTTTTTTGATATAGGTATCGATGTAATGGTCCACAAGGTAGTCATTTTCACCATAAAACAATACAGATTTAGGAAAAGCCTGTTTGAGTTTCTGGTCAAATTCTCTTTGGTACATTAGGCTAACTCCATGGCATCTTTACTCAATTTTTCAACGAATTCAACCATGATGATGGCTTGAGGGATATTGACTTCATTGATCCTGACCCTGACTCTGTCAAAAAGCATCACATTGTCCCCTTTAAGATGCACCGTAACACCTTTGATCTCGCCTAAGAGTACGGCTTTGGCACTCTCTTCAACTTCGACGATCTCCGCTTCGAAAGTCTCACCCAAGTGTGTGGCTGCCCAACGTGCGAATTTACGGTCTCTAAAGTCCCATTCTGCTTTGGTTGCATCTCTCTCAAGTTCACTGACCCTTGCACAGAGCGGTTCGATATTTCTTAGCAGATAACTTGCCTCTTCGGGTTGATCACGCAGTTGTGTCTTGATAAGACGATGCAGTATCAGGTCGGCATATCTACGTATGGGTGAGGTAAAGTGGCTGTAGTGACTGAATCCCAGTCCAAAGTGCCCCACATTTTGTGCCGAGTAGCTTGCACGCCGTAACGCTTTAATGACCATAGCATCCACTTCGGAGGAAAGATTCATTTTTGCTGCTTCTTTTTGTATGGCACGTATAAGAGAAGGTGCATCTTCATACTCTTCCACATAAAGACCAATGGCCGCAAGTTCAGTCAGTAACGCTTCCATCTTGGCAAGCTGCGGTGGTTCATGGATACGGAAGATACTGTCACCTTCACCTGTAAAACGTTTCGCTGCAGCCTGGTTGGCTAAAAGCATACATTCTTCTATGAGCGAATGTGACGGTGTACCTGTTTCTATCTCTGTACTGACCAGCAAATGTGAAGCATCGATCGTGAGCTTGGTCTCTTCAGACCTAAAATCAAAGCCGTGCTTGAGCCTTTCATTACGCAATTTGACGGTGATTTTCTGTAAAGGAAGCAGCCATGTGAGGATCTGGGCTACGGTATCGGTAACTCCTTCTGTTCCATTTTCCAATATAGCATCGATATTGTCATAGTTAAAACGGTGCTTTGAGTGGATGATCGCTTCAAAGAACTCTTCTTTGATCGGTTTTAGGGTAGTCCTGTCCAAAGCTATCTTCGATACGAAGGCAAGCCTGTCTACTTTAGGTTTGAGTGAACAGATGTTCTCACTGAGCTCACGGGGGAGCATAGGAAAAGATTTGTGCGGCAGGTAGGTGGTGAAACCTCTTTTTTTGGCCTCTTTGTCTATATGGGTAAAGAAAGGCACATAGTGACTGACATCAGCGATCGCTACATAAAGGGTATACTCTTCCATATCAAAATAGATAGCATCATCAAAATCTTTTGCGGTCACGGGGTCGATCGTACAGAAATCAAGATGTGTAAGATCCACACGGTCAGAATGTTCTGCTTTGGTGACTTCTACTTCAACCTCCAGTGCATCAGTGACACACGCTGGCGGGAATTCATCTTCACGCTCATAAAGGGCCAGTGAGATCTTCTCATCGACCATAGGGTCATCGAGGGTTCCCATCACTTCAAGTACTTTATCTGTATCAATATCTACTTTGAGTACCATACCTAGTTTGAATGCCTTAAGGTCCATACCTTCCATGACAGCATGGGTTGGTAATCCTGTACGGATGTCTAGAATAAGAAAATTATTTGATTCATCCCTGTGTGTATAAGCGATCGTAAAGAGATGGGCTTTTTCTATGACAAGCTGTACTTTGCCACTGGCACGTCCACGTCTGGCGATGACCCGTTTGGCAACGACCACATCTCCATGCTTTGCGCCCCGAAGATCATCGGGTTCAATCAGCAGGTCTCTTTGCTCTTTGAACTCTGCTTCCACATACCCTTTGCCATCTTTACCTATGTAGAGTCTACCGACACGATAGATGGATTTAAGTTTCCAAAGCCCGTCTACTTCTTCAATGGCACCCAATTGCTGTAGTGCCTGAAAACTGTTCTGGTCTTCTTGTTCGATGTCTGAAATGAGACACCCGTTGATAAGTTGTATGGCAAATGGGGACATGGTCAAAAACTCTCTTCAATGGTCTGTAAAGTAAACGGTAGTGTCACTTTCATGAAGAGTTATTATATTACTTTAACGCTTCAAGTCTCTCTATTCTTTGTTCTGTACTTGGATGTGTACTAAAGAGTTGTTTGAGTGACATATCTTTACCCGTAAATGGATTGATGATGAACATATGTGCGGTTTGCGGGTCCGCATCGTGCATCATCATGCCTCGGGCATAGTTATCCAGTTTAGCCAAGGCACTCTGCAGCCATTCAGGATGGCCTGTCATTCTTGCGGCACCTTCATCCGCCATAAATTCACGGTTACGGCTTACAGTCATCTGTATCACTGTGGCAGCAAGCGGCATGATGATCATCAATGCTATCATGACAA from Sulfurovum xiamenensis includes the following:
- a CDS encoding HyaD/HybD family hydrogenase maturation endopeptidase produces the protein MIILGIGNVLQKDDGLGVYAATYLNENYIFPKEIQIINGGVKGIHLVNIFMENDHILILDSIGLDDEPASIYAIPAEELSGYGLNSGGAHEIGVLQCLDMLELQGKPVPKALVLGIVPFEVTFDIALSDTIKEAFIDYIGVVLQYLEKHGITYNEKETITSLEEIINRAKDPSGVMI
- a CDS encoding helix-turn-helix domain-containing protein, whose protein sequence is MKDIETLPENYIDRLYTQIGRNVKKAREKKGLTQLQLSQAIGHKSVTIVSLAEIHKGQHFNIEHLAKIAYVLEIDICNLLSKLPNE
- a CDS encoding site-specific integrase — translated: MKATPKTKTSKHYIPISKTKNGQIFNPNDEIWIFNDISKKHIINFSVLQISQNIKYGLKRIFVWYLQNRAVQHPVNMYNRLKELIQFLFEHYNYDISIITSTHLINYRGTLDAQHEWYLGSLSGFLKKWYEMGYPGVSKDAYSYLNETKFKSNEKGRAVLTMDPYDGPFTDLELENIQSAINNSYANGNISQEDYLLIWLLMVYGSRPIQFAQMKVCDLLSGMVKDNSKEYIIRIPRVKNRKKPRSEFKERLLPPALVKVLFDYRDNIKKTFAGVLDNIEQSPLFPSEDQQRTGEFAYHKSSDTITDQVQKVIDSLNVTSERTGEKIHITPTRFRRTIGTRAAAEGHGELIIAEILDHTDTQNAGVYTQTTPEIIKRIDKAVALQIAPIAQAFAGVIFTDKSQAKRADDPSSDIIDPSIESESNSLGKCGSYGFCGLLAPLACYTCGSFQAWSDAPHEELLITLLKKREELLEITDHRIASVNDNIIFAVAQVVVECQNINARNILEVTQ
- a CDS encoding tyrosine-type recombinase/integrase, which codes for MLIDNETGFPDYWSTLFSITQHRSKGDAANTIEQVLRHLIILKLFLKNYKINGIDLENRIDQGKILHLHEIEYLCDLCKLYLEDIREEVKTENQKQSLTLKSLEAFRSKDSTNCFKTVGSDTVAQRIRQIRDFLVWIANVHMARLAESDPILNILRESQSQVKTTMTSRIPSSSSGSSSEAPMGLSDESTDVLLSIINRNSPDNPWKSEFTKVRNELIILWLYTFGLRKGELLSIKISDIDFRAETVQLVRRPDDPQDPRVTQPLVKTLGRKLAIPKKIISLTENYIIEHRKLLPKSKKHEYLFVADKSGSPLSLVAVNKLFNKIKQFSPEILKNLTPHILRHSWNDRFSAKMDEKNISEEKEKKIRSQLMGWSESSNSAATYTKRHTQTKANEVILEMGNEQLNRSYKDTGDKK
- a CDS encoding single-stranded DNA-binding protein; translated protein: MYNKIILAGNLTRDIEIKYTQSGSAIGNTAIATSRKFKSATGEQKEEVLFIDLTFFGRTAEIANQYLRKGSKVLVDGRLKLDQWTAQDGSKRSRHSVTVENLQMLGGKDEAAPMGDNGYSQGGPSGYDAPSHDSYSQPAPSAPKAAPQPTSNIPEIDINEDEIPF
- the rpsF gene encoding 30S ribosomal protein S6, with product MTCYETLFVVKPTLTEEEIAAQIAKVKDVLAKEGAELVGTNDMGMRKLAYQVEKHNRGYYTVLFYKAEGATIQELERNLKINEDIIKFLTVKYTKNKEIAQFEKLVAEANKGTTETKAPEAEATEA
- a CDS encoding Rieske 2Fe-2S domain-containing protein, with amino-acid sequence MERRNFLRLSATSAMAVAIAPSLITQRLYAEDGSLFQPFEKVQLKDAEGNPIKASALAVEENYVFNYPYVGTPAIMVNLTSPAEKDIELTAEDGTKYIYRGGVGAKGTIVAYSAICPHQLTHPQPEMSMFHYIDEKGTTKAYSGGAFVCMSHLSRFEPKQGGKVVGGPATQGLASIILEVDAEDNIWAVAVLGPVKFQDYFDAFKDEFKKFYGNRRKAKKLTKEETKVQTLKNFSADIIRL